One genomic segment of Caldimonas brevitalea includes these proteins:
- a CDS encoding maltoporin, whose protein sequence is MRGTFKLLAVAAAAASAVGAAQAQGIEFTGYFRTGVGSSDEGSKQVCFSAPSAGAKYRLGNECETYGELALALPFGKKDGGAWAKYNTMIATIEKNAANTFESVNGGKYDIASRQNYFEGGGFFGEGALRNAKVWVGKRYYNRHDVHINDYYYWTNSGLGGGIEDIAIGASTKLAFAYHQKGDDTAANDTLNALNTRRISARIYDVPVNPNGTFETELVVLDGESAGEPYKTNPDATQTLVGTGEGVALFLQHKQTGILGGYNKFAFIYGQDAGAGGDPTGRDAADVKGKEFRLIEQLFIAPEGSNWSGQGVVGYQRFKPDGGDKLTWFTIGVRPQYNFSDNFSLAVELGHDRTKVDGGGTANLTKFTIAPQLALARGFWSRPVFRAFVTYAKWNDELVAAHVRADSDGKLPFEGVYGDKGGSGVTYGLQVEAWW, encoded by the coding sequence ATGAGAGGAACATTCAAGCTGTTGGCCGTCGCCGCTGCGGCAGCCAGCGCCGTGGGCGCCGCGCAGGCCCAAGGCATCGAGTTCACCGGCTATTTCCGCACCGGTGTCGGCAGTTCCGACGAGGGCAGCAAACAGGTGTGCTTCAGTGCGCCGAGCGCGGGGGCCAAGTACCGCCTGGGCAATGAGTGCGAAACCTACGGCGAGCTGGCGCTTGCGCTGCCGTTCGGCAAAAAGGACGGCGGCGCCTGGGCCAAATACAACACGATGATCGCGACGATCGAGAAGAACGCCGCCAACACCTTCGAAAGCGTCAACGGCGGCAAGTACGACATCGCAAGCCGCCAGAACTACTTCGAAGGCGGCGGTTTCTTCGGCGAAGGCGCTTTGCGCAACGCCAAGGTCTGGGTCGGCAAGCGCTACTACAACCGGCACGACGTTCACATCAACGACTACTACTACTGGACCAACAGCGGACTGGGTGGCGGCATCGAAGATATCGCCATCGGTGCATCGACCAAGCTTGCCTTTGCCTACCACCAAAAAGGCGACGACACCGCCGCGAACGACACCCTGAACGCCCTGAACACGCGCCGGATCTCTGCGAGGATTTATGACGTGCCGGTCAACCCGAACGGCACGTTCGAGACGGAACTGGTCGTGCTCGACGGCGAGAGCGCGGGCGAACCGTACAAGACCAACCCGGACGCGACGCAGACCCTCGTCGGCACGGGCGAAGGCGTGGCCCTGTTCCTGCAGCACAAGCAAACCGGCATTTTGGGCGGCTACAACAAATTCGCCTTCATCTACGGCCAGGATGCGGGCGCCGGCGGCGACCCGACCGGACGCGACGCCGCGGATGTCAAAGGCAAGGAGTTCCGCCTCATCGAGCAACTCTTCATCGCCCCCGAGGGTTCGAACTGGTCCGGCCAGGGTGTGGTCGGCTACCAGCGCTTCAAGCCCGACGGCGGCGACAAGCTGACCTGGTTCACCATCGGCGTGCGTCCGCAGTACAACTTCAGCGACAACTTCAGCCTGGCGGTCGAACTCGGCCACGACCGCACGAAGGTCGACGGTGGCGGCACGGCCAATCTGACGAAGTTCACGATCGCCCCGCAACTGGCCCTCGCCCGGGGCTTCTGGTCGCGGCCGGTGTTCCGCGCCTTCGTCACCTATGCGAAGTGGAACGATGAACTGGTTGCCGCCCACGTCCGAGCCGATTCGGACGGCAAGCTGCCTTTCGAGGGCGTCTATGGCGACAAGGGCGGCAGCGGCGTGACCTACGGCCTCCAGGTAGAGGCCTGGTGGTAA